TGCAGTGGTTTGGCATTTCCTAAGCTTCGGAGCGTTGCACTAACCCCGATTCTATCGTTTAGTACTAAGACGACTAAGCGTAACCCCCATAgcgttcgttcgttcgattTCTGTAGTGACCCGCCAGCTACAAACACAATTAGCAGAATGTATGATTGATTCCAGTGGTCGGCCAGCGAGTGACGGACAAATTAACCACCCGGCGCGAGCGTATTTATCGCTAGAGCGGTTCTTGTTTGGTGTGGCATGTCGTAACACAGCTTCtgtttatgaataaacgaaTTCGTAGAGGAATAAAGGTGGGTACAGGTGAGTGACACTATACTATACTGTCCATCTTATTAATGCTTTCTTGACATTCAAAATCCCATAgatatttaatgaaaaatgaaaatgaaaaatattttatttctttaacaaaaacggtacaaaaaacattttatggtTGCGACCCTCTATTAAGTGTAAAAACACCTGTGTTAGGGGGTCACGCTCTTCCGTAACAAAAAGAATTTCGTACCATTGGCATATATTTGCATACTGCAAAgtaaaaccaactttacttaccggACATAAGCGAATGTCAAAAAGCATTAATAAGATGGAAATATTATAGGGCAATGCTTACAGAATTTCAAAGTTATTCCGGCAAAATCTGAGTTTTTCAAGCATTCACTCTCACACTGACTTCCATATAATTAGTCCTCGCGGTGAAAATATTCGTTTCCGCTATGACATATTCGTTCTAcagcccccgtattttgttactttttgagagttagcaaccggtgataattggtatcaacttagagacttattaaacgaaaacaccaaaaatcttagtgaaagaaatatgcaagaagcctaaccatatatccttacattctacataaacgtttgtgaaatcagataagccagtaaaaagttattaatgaacaatgctctaagttgtcagccattttataccaaccaaccccactcggagttacataatatgGGGGCAGGTAAGTACTAAGGTAGGTATAGCATTTCTAACTAAGTATAATAGGTGTTCAACTAGCTTAAAACTAGCTGAAAAGGGACCTACCATCTACGggcatgtgcagagaaacctgacccccctctcatagtaacaatgcttatGAGAGGGGTCAGATATATCTGCCTTATACTGTACCAGACAGACGTGGAATTTGCAAAGCAAACACGTCCTCAGGTGAAATGAAAAGCGTCGGACGCACGCGGCGCGCATTCGCTATTCTGTTAATCAAATTCTTCTTAATTTCATCTCGGCATTGTTTTTGCCGGCGAAGCATGCAAGTGCTACATTTCACGGGCACAAGGGATTATTAAGGACCCGCCATTAGCTAGTTAAGACTCTCTctcaattttaaaaagtacTATATATATAGAGCGGTGCTATTATATGCCGTTTTCTGTGAGCGTCCAAAAACTATGATCggcttaaaatatttaataaatagcctatgtgttaatacCCTCGGGGACATCAGCTTACAGCATACCAAATTTCCTGAAAATCCAGTCAGTAGTTTTTACGTAAAAGAGTAAACCATTGGAACGAACAGTCTATCGCACTCTCCCACAATCCCGACTCATTATGATGGCAAACGCTCAAGACCGGCCTTTAGCTTGTATCTAACTTGATAAGAGTCTGCAGACAGAGCGGTGTCGGCAGCCAACTAGCTTTGCGAGCTTCAGTCGCAGCATGAATAGGAATGCGATTGCACTCGCCGTGGTCGAGTGGAGCGAGGAACTGGAAATATCCCGTGACGTGGCTGGGAACTTACGTGTCTGAGGGGACTGCATTTATTAGCACGATTTAAAAACACATAAGTAAAGACAAGTCCACTACTTTTCTGGTTTTCGGTTCTGAAATAAACAACACAACATTGATGACAATAATCAAACTTCAGCCAAAGGTTGTTAGAAATCAAAAAAGTCATTATATGTTTCAGTTCAAGTCTATTATATTCAATGAAAAACATGCAAATTTATAGGAGCAAATGAAAAGTAATCACCACAGTAGAATAAGTTATCCACAATAAAAGTGAAGCGATCCCAATACTCTAGTTGCTGAGTCCGGCTCGTTGGACCAATTAGACGAGAGGGGAAATTGCACCTCTTGACGATAACTCACAAATTGCCCCAAACGTCAGCATCGAAGTTGTGACACAAACGGCCATTGCAAAGTGTTCAGGGACTGGGATATACACGGCAGCCATTTGAGGTGAGAAGTTTCGGGAAAATTCTAGAAAGAATTTCCGATTCGAGTTTCGCTACTTTTATTGCAAGTATGAATGAATAGGCAAGTACTGGCAGCATTGTTATTGCTGGTTCTGTATTCGTGCAGGAATTTCCTGTTTGTGGAAAAATGGTAGTCAgtattttaggtaggtaagtacctacttttagcATCAATACGTTCTAGAAGATAAACCGTGTATTACATAATATCAAAACTAAAATCTGCAATGTTTAAAAGCAGGTCCTTATAGGTTACTTAAATGGGTACATTATATATAGTCGCATGTCATGtataatcattttataaaaataaataacattacaaTCCAGTGTAAGTCGTTAGAATTTTAGACCAAAATGGACCTAGACTATAaacctataaaaataatagtaaaagaaaactaacaagcactgaaataaaaaaaagtagtaaaaatacctaatgaCAAAGCTTTTAGAATATTACAAGAGCTGGCTAACAAGATTGCAGTTACAGCACAGAAGTTCCAAGGCGTGCTTCTAATGCAATTAATTTTCCAAAGAGAAATAAGTGGGAATAAAACCGTCAATGAACTGGTTATTTATTGACTAGAATCGAGGTAGAGATGTAAAAGGACGAGCCCTAGGAGCGGGGAGACCATTAGGTAAATGAAAACGCTATGTAAGAAAGGGGGGTTCCACTATGATGCACTTTCTATTTTTCCCTCCTTATTTTGGGATTGCATGTACTTAGGCTGTATTTGTTATTTGAATGTTCGATGAGAAAATCGTGTAATATCGTACAATGATGTGTTTAATTTTTACACCGAGCCTCCATCAGGTGAACTATTAAACATTATCCACGTTAGTGTACaatgtatattatacaggTGAATGactgtaaatataattatatccataatcagaaataaaaaaaaacttgctgAATGCACGCTGCTTCTTTCGCCTGGCAGTGccaggtacctacatatacattcacaggcaatgaaaaagttccgctCAAAAAATACCGATATTCATTGaacaaaataggtaagtactgttTTTAATTGGTAGTATCCTAATGCTCTgctaaatgtacttcaatgttgcaggaagcatcattaagctagcctttccTTTAAGAAGTACCTAAtatgcttttctcagtggaagcatttcattgcccgtgagtgtaggaGCTATTCCTTATAGTAAGAGTTAAGGGTTCTGTTACTTTTTACTAttctaggtacctatagtacAATGTCTAGTATAAATGTAGGGTTCACCGTggaattattataaaagcaGGTACTTACGGACTGCACCCACGCTCTGTCGGCGCTAATTATGCCGAGTTAACTTTAGCTCGTTCAGTTTTCACTATTTATAGAATAGGCAATAATTATAAACCGACTGCAGTCATTTCATGTTATATTAAGTGAGGTCCCCCGGGGTTATGTCGTCTACGGGGCTAGGGCGTCAAATCCAATTATCGTACGAATTACGTACTTACTTTAGAATTATACTAGCGTCATCTTTTTTCCATATTTGGCTCTAAAACATCAAAAACTTACCATTAAATAATGTCGTAATAATCTGTCGTTTCGTACGGACACTTCCTGGCTTCAAATCACTGTTTCTTTAAAAGCATAATTATATGATTCCTAACTGTAAGTACTTTGATTCCTTCAGATGACTAGTATTAGCTGTCCGCCGTGACCGCTTCATCAAATGGGTCCTTACCTATTCttgatttatttaaacgacatCCCTACCCAAACCAGAACTGACCTAGCATGCTTCGCAGACGATACAGCTTGTTTTACCTCGTCAGCCGACTTGGATCTAATAATAGATCGGCTACAGTTGGCAATTGAAAAACTGTTTGAATATTTCAATAAGTGGAAATTGAAACTAAACAGTTCTAAAACTGAAGCCATCTTGTTCACTCGTAAAAGAACACAACCGCTGAGAACCTTAAAGATAAACGGCCATTCAATAGCGTGGAGTAAATctgtaaaatatttggggCTAATAATGgatcataaattaaattggaaCGAACACGTGTCGTACTTGAGGTTAAAAGGTATGAAAGCCTTTAATGCCCTTAGTACAATTCTTAAcagaaaatctaatttaagtaGTCAAACTAAATTACTGCTTTACACCTCTCTAATCAGACCATGCCTTACTTATGGATGTCCCGTTTGGAgcaatacatcaaaatctaacCACTTGAAACTACAAGTCCTCCAAAATCGCGCTTTAAAAATAGCTTTCAATACTCCATTTAAGACCAATTTAACAAAATtacaagataaaataaaagtaccaTCCCTacttaatttcatcataaaaatgtgtaaaaagtTTTACCTGTTTACCAACCCAATCCATTCCAATctacttatttcaaatataggtaagtCCCGCCCGATCCCAAATAATCGATATCGATATACGACAAGACTACCCCATCACTATGTgttgcatgacgtcatcactcCAACTGCTTGCCGCCGTACTGTTGAGACTTAAATCTACCCACTTTTGGTAGaatataataactaaaatttaatttattgtattgtgtgttaatatttgttattgtaaattgtacCGTTTAAATGTGTAAGTGTCGTGTTTTTTGTCATCAAATGCGCACTGTCAAAGTGTGCATAGTTGTAATCATAGTGTACCAACCTAATGCATTGAATGTACACCGATTCTCATAACGTAagttaggttttttatataattttatagtgattctaaaagttttaaaaagcCTTGGTGCTTAAAAACATTAACCATTATGTTACTTAATCCTAGGATAAATATGTACACTAGGTTTTAAGTTGTACTGCTTATATGTCAATAAAGAACTTTGaaaatcaaatcaatcaatcatCAAATTGGCGTATTGGTCTATACTATATTCGAATCTCGCAGTGATCCATGAGTAGTGGAACTGTGAGGAACAAAAGCCATCGCGCCACGGCCGGTGGCGGCCCCATAACTCACCGGGGTATCTAATCAGGTCAACTTACGTATGTAAAGGTTTACTAAGAGGGGCCATCTTATGAGCTACAACTATGTTAAGGAAGGTTGCATGTGTGTGTATCTAGTTGGAAGCTTAGTTAAATAAGAGGACAGTATAAACTTTCAATATAGGATGTCCTTAGATGGATCACACAAGATCAAAAGAACTTTTAAATATGTTGAAAACTCACCCTGCATCTGACTACGTCTCTCAGAAAAGTAAACCATAGTTGAATTATGAAGTGGTAGTAAGATGTTTTTGTGGCACAATGTACCCACTATGTAGTAAAATATGCTCATACAAACTTAAAGGCTGTTAAATAGCTTAACAACTCATTAGTAGCTTATACCATACGAGTATGTGGCTCTCATTAGGACAGTACCGTTTCCTATAAGTTACTGAACTTTGGGACAGATGATAGTGGTCCACCCAGACCACTACGAATGGCagaataactaagtacctacataaatacttaaagAAGTTTACTTTCACAGCCTtgcagtaaataaattattgagatTGTTTAAGGTAAGATATAATTTGAGAACACGGGGGTGCAAGATctattaattgtattttatatacagACCCTGGCTAgccagcgactgacgctagtCTGACTTGCTAATCCTTTCGCTACGAGTAAGGTTAGCAACCCTAGACCAGCTTTATCGTAAaagacacgctaagaagaaaatgaaaacaagAACACAGCCCATACCGCGGCCCTCaacgccgccgcgccgccgcccgggcCGCGCGGTCTGGTGTGCGGCGTGCGTCTCTCAGACAAAATGCTCCCTGTTCGCGCAGCCTCCCGGATCAACCACCAACACGCAACATACAGACAATATCTCACAAACATTTTGATGCTGAAAGACATGTGCCGCGGGGGAAATTTGGCAGCCAGCCAGCAACATTGCTCTCTTCTCTACATGACAAATTTTATAAGACAACCTAACCGACGCAATCTTTTAAGTCCCCCAAATTTATTGCGCCCTCCATCAAATTCGAGGTTGTGTAACCGTTTCATCTTGGCAATAACTTCACACGGTCACGTAGAGGCctaattgttttttgttaatgttttacGAGATACAATCAGGTTAAGATAAGCTCATCTGAAGAGATTCGGTGATGCCCAGCGGAGCCCGAGCGCGGTGCGGAGCGAGGGAGCGAGGGACGCGAGCATGACATTGACATTACACTGTTGAATGTCGTGTGTGCTCGCAAAACGTGCACTTTCAAAAGTGATCTTATTGCATTTTATGAATTAAGAAGATGTTGTGAGCAGTTTATCTCAGTAGATCATACCTCAGAAGAAGATCTCCGCGGTTCAAATGCGGGTATATAGGAAGCCGAAGGAGCAGTCGTGAGAGGCGCGCGCTTCCGGGCGGGCCGGGCAAACTGCGGTTAAAGTTTTAGTCGGTGGATGGTGTGAATGAGAGATGCATGTGCTTCACACGTGCGGCGCGGGCGTGGGCAGCTGACACCggcgcgccgccgcgtccCGCGAGCGACTGCCGGGCGCGCCGCGCagccccccgccgccgccgccgccgccgctgcatCGCGCCCGAGCCGCAGATCACCGCCGCCAGCGGCCCGCCACGAGCGCCGAACATGAGCCTGCCGAATATCGATGTGTTTTGTCAGGTTCCGCGGAGCGGCGGGGCGGGGTGGGGCGGGCGGGGCTGCGTGCCGGGGTGCTGCGCGCTGCGTCACGCATCTGTCTCCGGCCCGTCTTGCTCCGCCATCTGCAgagctgccgccgccgcctcctcACGCTCACGCAATGCTAATGCCCTCATTTCACTCAATCGCTACATCGATTCGCGGACATTCTTTCCGGCTTTTGCAAACGTAAGGGCTTTTTGGTAAACATTGGAGTAGCACCTTGTACACAAACAACACGCACTACCGTAATGAAACATAACACTTATACTTTTCCCCCATTCCTTTCTATTTGGGTGGTGTGGAAGGAAAGATTGAATCtaatataaaaagtaataaaaataaattggtgtTATTGTAACAGGTACTCATTTTCATGATGGAATTCCATACTTGACTTAgttgtttcatatttttacaacAGTAGATCGGTTCAACGGTACAGGTACACATTACACTGAGTTgcaaataagtaggtactctatACCTACAAGCACTGTAATCTCATTACGGCTCAGCGAGGAGCTCCCCTAGGTACTGCTGCACCAATAATATATGTTTGGGTGGAATCCGGAGGACTCAATAAAGGAATACttatattaaagtttttcattttcagggTTGTACAAAAAGTGGATGGTGCGATCCGCACAATCCTATGAAATCTACGAGActattcaataataatattttattttctatccgtacatatattatgatgtTATATTCCTACCACAGCCTAGAGATAGTATCAGCACTATTGCCTATTACGACGGATAGAACATTGATATAAATCATGCTGAGATAAAATGTAAAGGAAGcacttaggtataaattatgatCGTATACTCACATACTCGCCCGTAATAAGAAGAAAAGCCACATCCTTGCGCTGTGGCCACGGAAAGAGAGACTCAGAATAAGCATCTACAATGACGGgaaatatttgtataattttgaAACTATATTCACACAAAACTGACGGCACCGTAGCTAaggcggtagtgaagctgcttccgaagctggccgcgggttcgaatcccgcccaggtCAAAGATTTGTGTGATGAGcatttgtgtttgccttgtgtctggttgtcgtttatatattcagtatgtatctatcgatgtatttgtgtagatatatcagttgtccgacacccataacacagtttctgcctagcttggggtcggatggccgtgtgtgagatgtccctacatatttatttactatttataaaatgcCCGTATgacatcataattatcataaataataaagcaatacttaaattaggtctaacataacactctggcgaaaagtgggtgcagcaatgcacctctgcctaccccgcaagggagtacattagtacaaggcttaagtgcgtgtttttttttaattaggtaaattTCAAAATATCAATACTTACATAACTCTACATAGgtagtataggtatattataccAACACATACTGATAAAAAAAGATATAGAATTTTCATTCCACTTTATAGAacactgtcaaaaagttaaacaaaacTGATTTTTCAGGTCGTTTCTATAGCCCCAACCCTACTAATGATGGTCGTAAAAACAGGAGATCTGTTTGTTTGTAGCTACAGCCGTACACTGTGCCTCATTCCGTGCCTCCCATAAGCCGACTATCTCATGCACCAATATACGGAGATAATTTGGAGCTCAACTTTATGTGAAAGCGGCTCTTACCCGAAAGCCTTATTTCATTAGGAAAACACTTGTGTTTAATTTGATTATGAcggtaaactttttttaaatactgcgtttataatttattattcagtttttttttttgtaataataccTTTAAAAAAGGGGATGTGCTTTGCCAATGCTACGGACGGAGCTTCGTAGCCGCGTAGCACGCTACGACACGACGTAGGCCCGCTACGTTGTTCGTAGCCGCTATTTCTCATGAAAATTTGAAATGCTAATTATATCACGCAAGCTTCGCTgttgaattaattaaaaactatgaATTGATGAATTCCATCAAACAAAGATACAGCACAGCAACACGGCtacactgaaaaaaaaacatattttatttatcattatataAATGCAAGTGTACGCGCTAGTTTGTGCAGGAATTTTAATCGGATTCAATTGTTTCCACAActaagtataggtatttaaagTTCAATTGAATCCACTCTAGTATCACCTGCGTTGTTTAACTTACCGAGTGGAAAGCCAATAACGCTTTTTACTCGAAACagttaaataactttaaactGAACTACTGGGATACTGAGAGAGTCATATATAAGTCGAAGTAATTATTTCCTATGACTTAGAAGATTATTGTGTAAaagtaaaaacatatttattgtgTCATGAAAGGACATACTTATGCAATATATTAATATGCCATGAGCCATGATtaagacaaataaaaaaggTAATTGCTCAAacgaaataatttaataatataatttaaagaaacatttcaaataaacaaaaagtcatatttaaacaataacaaacttAGTAAGTCGgtcttaaaaagtttcgttGGTATAGGTACACAGAATAAAAACAATTTCTTTGCTTCGTTTCAGTTAGTTGGCACGAACAAATGAGAAAAGATGAATCATTCCAACTCTTAAGTATCTTCAAAGTTCCGAACTAACCGGAAATTGTCTCGGCAACTCGCTTATGACGAGTCTGTACTTAGTAAACAGTGAAAATGTTACTTTTACAATAACGAACGAAGCTTGGAtatgacattttattacaatgtTCATTTATTTCGCCTGAGCTTCTACTTTTGTTTCTTTAGGTTTGTCTGTGGGCAGCGGGGGTCCTTTGAGCCGCACCGTGAGCTCGACGATCCTCTCCGCCTCCCGGATGCCGCTGAGCCTGGCGCCGCCCACCGTGGCGTAGTGCCCCGGCACCGTGGCCTCCCCGGCGAACAGCAGCACCGGCGGCACCGGGTCACTGCCCCCCGGCAGCGGGCACGCCAGCGCCCTCTGCGCTTGCCCCCCAGAATTACTAACGTCATAAGAATACGCCCCAGCAAAGTACGGATCGGTGCACCAATGAGACCTCAGCATCATTTTCGGATACGGTATGTTAGGGTTTGCAGTCAACTTCCTCAACACGTCAGTGATACCCTCGGCCACGTCCATGTCACACAGACTTTCCATGCTTACAGCTCCATCGCCTGACAAATAGGCACACAGCACGTGCTTGCTATGAGGCACCACCTCTATGCGCCCCAGCCCCTGCAACCAGCCGCAGAGCCCCGCGAAAGACGTACCACCGACATTCAGCGTGTTGAGGTCCCCTTTGTGCCAGTAATAGAACGGGTGACAGTATTCCATGAAGATTTTGTTACAAGCTCCGAACCCGAGGCAGCGTATCGCGTCCAGCTTGGCTCCGGGTAGCGCGGGACAGAACATCCTGTCGTGGCACTGGGACAGCACGCCGAGAGAAACTGTGACAATAACATAGTCCGCTGGGTACTCCGAGCCGTCGGTAGTTTGCACCACGGCGCGATATCCCGTCTTGGGGCTGGTTCCCCAGTAAACACAGTTGACAGGTTTACAGTACTCTATGCATCCGTCGGGGATCTGGCGCAGGAGGGGGGCGAGCGCGCCCACGAGGCCGAGCGGCACGCGCACGTCGCCGCCGGGCAGGCGCATGAAGCAGCCGCCGTGGTCCGCGCACAGCAGCGCCGCGTCGCCCGCGCACTTCGCCTGCAGCATGTGCACCAGCCCGAACATCACCCGCGCCGCGTCGTGCTGCTGCTCCTCCGGGTACTGGTGCAGCTCCTGCTGTATCCTTATGCTCATGAAGTTCAACATCGACCCGTGTTGCTTGCTGCCTCCGAGGGCGTACAAATGAGCAGCTTCCTTCTCTATCTGGCGGAACTTGTGGTAAGCTGTAATAGTAGTTGGGAACTCCATTTTGCCGGCAACGACTCGGTCCATGAGGCCGCGGGGGTGCTCGGCGGCGGGCACGCCGGGGCGGGGCGGGTCCTCGTAGGCCTTCAGACTCATGATGGGGTTGCTGGTCACAGAGTCCGAGTTCCAATGCGCGCCGAGCTCGGCCACCACGTCGCCCAGCCAGCACGAGTGAATACGTCCGCCAGGTCTGTaacatttacttaactatgtaAAAGTGGCTTAcctaaagtaaaataaacgATCCTATTAAATATATTCCTCAAAACCGACCTCTCATTAGCCTCCAGCACGGTGAAGTCAGTGATGCCCTTAGTCGCCAGCCGGGCGGCGGCCGACAGCCCCGCCATGCCGGCCCCGATGATGACCACGCGAGGCTGGTCAAAGCATTGCGAGGGGTCGCACGGGTCCACCGCGCAGATGCCTTGCTCTGATAGGTCCGGACCGCACTCCACGAGTTGTGAGCCCCTGAGGAGGCGTGATGAGCAACGTGTTATAGATCAACATTCATTAAttgatgtaggtaggtacaaactgtgtaacatttgttttattcaacATCTACAGATTGCCCTATTGCAGTATTTGCAGTCTACTGTTAGACATCTTGTTGCACTAGTATCGAACACTACTGGCTGGATACTCTCGGaactttcctcatccagctgTCTTTTGTAACTTGAAGCTACACAAAAAAGGGACTATTCAAACAGGTCAATCCGTTAGCTAATCGGTTATAGTGGAAACTAATTTCATGTATCGAATGAGTCGTACATTATAGCTGTGCTGCAACTCATGTGAGTTTGATGTAAGATTACTGATTTAAGATCAGTTATAACATCGATCCTATTAACAGCTGAAGGTATTCTCGTTTCCTTAAatctatataggtatttagatGTTATC
This is a stretch of genomic DNA from Plutella xylostella chromosome 4, ilPluXylo3.1, whole genome shotgun sequence. It encodes these proteins:
- the LOC105394553 gene encoding peroxisomal N(1)-acetyl-spermine/spermidine oxidase; protein product: MINFSKLRLAAFARTCRLLQTRWGSQLVECGPDLSEQGICAVDPCDPSQCFDQPRVVIIGAGMAGLSAAARLATKGITDFTVLEANERPGGRIHSCWLGDVVAELGAHWNSDSVTSNPIMSLKAYEDPPRPGVPAAEHPRGLMDRVVAGKMEFPTTITAYHKFRQIEKEAAHLYALGGSKQHGSMLNFMSIRIQQELHQYPEEQQHDAARVMFGLVHMLQAKCAGDAALLCADHGGCFMRLPGGDVRVPLGLVGALAPLLRQIPDGCIEYCKPVNCVYWGTSPKTGYRAVVQTTDGSEYPADYVIVTVSLGVLSQCHDRMFCPALPGAKLDAIRCLGFGACNKIFMEYCHPFYYWHKGDLNTLNVGGTSFAGLCGWLQGLGRIEVVPHSKHVLCAYLSGDGAVSMESLCDMDVAEGITDVLRKLTANPNIPYPKMMLRSHWCTDPYFAGAYSYDVSNSGGQAQRALACPLPGGSDPVPPVLLFAGEATVPGHYATVGGARLSGIREAERIVELTVRLKGPPLPTDKPKETKVEAQAK